The following proteins are encoded in a genomic region of Brachypodium distachyon strain Bd21 chromosome 1, Brachypodium_distachyon_v3.0, whole genome shotgun sequence:
- the LOC100843901 gene encoding L10-interacting MYB domain-containing protein: MAAEWSDENTRIVTHLFADQVRAGNRPNTHLTSNAYEEVAKEFKRRTGVDLKHTQLKNKWDKLKIDYNIFKRLKQRETGGGWESGTVTHDGEWWKHAKKDIKGCGKFRKQGLRNEENLRVMFEDITSDGTDHWNPASGLPPPSSAVVANILNVDAIQDVDLDEIEEVSPASSKSGKRLGRFIDDKDKKPKTAQVMQEQITKIGNIAERSQASFESFMKADDAASVSIVMNAVLACGATEGTDEHFIATELFVKRDQREMFLHMSEASRFEWLSRKYRIKYGH; the protein is encoded by the exons ATGGCTGCCGAATGGAGTGATGAAAACACTAGGATTGTTACCCACTTGTTTGCCGATCAAGTGCGTGCTGGCAATAGGCCAAACACCCACTTGACATCGAATGCTTATGAGGAGGTGGCCAAGGAATTCAAAAGAAGGACAGGTGTGGATTTGAAGCATACCCAGTTGAAGAACAAATGGGACAAGTTAAAGATTGATTACAACATCTTCAAGAGATTGAAACAGCGGGAGACTGGAGGTGGGTGGGAAAGTGGGACAGTCACACACGATGGTGAATGGTGGAAACATGCCAAGAAA GACATTAAAGGCTGTGGAAAGTTCAGGAAGCAAGGCCTTCGCAATGAGGAGAATTTGCGCGTCATGTTTGAAGACATTACTAGTGATGGTACTGATCATTGGAATCCTGCATCAGGCCTTCCACCCCCTTCAAGTGCTGTAGTAGCTAATATCCTCAATGTTGATGCCATCCAAGATGTTGATTTGGATGAGATAGAAGAGGTGTCACCTGCTAGCTCAAAGTCAGGTAAGAGGCTTGGTAGGTTCATTGATGACAAGGACAAAAAGCCTAAGACAGCCCAAGTTATGCAGGAACAGATTACAAAGATAGGTAACATTGCTGAGAGGTCTCAAGCATCATTTGAGTCATTCATGAAAGCTGATGATGCCGCTTCAGTCTCTATTGTTATGAATGCCGTCCTTGCTTGTGGGGCAACAGAAGGTACCGATGAGCATTTCATTGCCACTGAGTTGTTCGTCAAGAGAGATCAAAGGGAGATGTTTCTCCATATGAGTGAAGCTTCTAGATTTGAGTGGCTCAGCAGGAAGTACCGAATCAAGTATGGGCACTAG
- the LOC104582291 gene encoding uncharacterized protein LOC104582291, which produces MAEEGRLAPKLAAQAATSPVPTVLTTGAGNVVVDLGSDAEDAKTREEPEEAPAPSSSAADTTVAAPTIATEAELDDASRDAQAVDTDPAVTQQEVPPAGGMATPPPPQPMGASVEESAAGEQQDAPPQVDNAPPGQTVVAGASSSSAASFGPTFGILVRERHELVKGQLGEVRQAIERERQELSRLREEARLAWQARDEATAPVVPEAEFHRQLEAQRAEHRRALDSRVAAHAKAGKEHEEVLATAQARLNEKSELLGALDVWIAQFFDEEIATCARDITGTILPRVHLRHPDLPFKTLLDAWSDSEDGPTHCQAVSRFVDEVVDWMQRKPEPEPEPEPPAEDTDN; this is translated from the exons atggccgaggaggggcgcctcGCGCCcaagctggcagcccaggctgccacAAGCCctg TCCCGACCGTGCTTACAACGGGAGCGGGCAACGTGGTGGTCGACCTCGGCtccgacgccgaggacgcgAAGACGAGGGAGGAGCCAGAAGAGGCTCCTGCGCCCAGCTCCTCCGCGGCGGACaccacggtggcggcgcccaccATCGCTACCGAGGCGGAGCTCGACGACGCGTCCCGGGATGCGCAGGCCGTGGACACGGATCCCGCTGTCACCCAGCAGGAGGTGCCTCCTGCTGGGGGAATGGCAACTCCGCCACCCCCACAACCCATGGGCGCAAGCGTGGAGGAGTCTGCGGCAGGGGAGCAACAGGATGCCCCGCCGCAAGTGGACAACGCCCCTCCCGGCCAAACAGTGGTGGCgggggcctcgtcgtcgtctgctGCTTCCTTCGGCCCGACCTTCGGCATCCTC gtgagggagcgccacgagCTCGTGAAGGGCcagcttggcgaggtgcggcaggCCATTGAaagggagcggcaggagctctcccggctgcgggaggaggcgcgccttgcctGGCAGGCCAGGGACGAAGCCACGGCGCCGGTTGTCCCCGAGGCGGAGTTCCACCGGCAACTagaggcccagcgcgccgagcaccgGCGAGCTTTAGACTCGCGGGTCGCGGCGCACGCGAAGGCCGggaaggagcacgaggaggtgctaGCTACGGCCCAGGCTCGCCttaacgagaagagcgagctg ctcggggcgctcgacgtgtggatcGCCCAGTTCTTCGACGAGGAGATCGCCACGTGCGCCAGGGATATTACCGGGACAATCCTTCCCCGGGTGCACCTCCGCCACCCGGACTTACCCTTcaagacgctgctggacgcttggtctgacagcgaggacggccccaCCCACTGCCAGGCGGTGAGCAGGTTCGTGGATGAGGTGGTGGActggatgcagaggaagccggagcccgagccAGAGCCCGAGCCCCCAGCGGAAGACACCGACAACTAG